From one Lycium ferocissimum isolate CSIRO_LF1 chromosome 7, AGI_CSIRO_Lferr_CH_V1, whole genome shotgun sequence genomic stretch:
- the LOC132065740 gene encoding cationic peroxidase 1-like, with protein MIMEFKYKICLCMFLLLVGEGFGQLSSNFYDSRCPGAVSTIKRMIKAAVAKEPRMGASLLRLHFHDCFVNGCDASILLDDNANFTGEKTALPNVNSARGFDVIDDIKSELENICPATVSCADILTVAARDSVVALGGPSWNVKLGRRDSVTANLEGANTDLPGPFLDLSQLVTAFASKGFTASEMVTLSGAHTIGKVQCFLFRDRIYNEKNINPAYAAVLKVNCPATGGDTNLASLDVTTPDKFDNAYYTNLIGLKGILHSDQVLFPADLSSTSHQVFTYSVLSFKFFSDFAAAMVKMGNLSVLTGNDGQIRTNCRIVN; from the exons ATGATCATGGAATTTAAATACAAGATTTGTTTGTGCATGTTTTTGCTTCTAGTTGGAGAGGGTTTTGGTCAGCTATCCTCAAACTTCTATGATAGCAGGTGTCCAGGTGCCGTTTCCACCATAAAACGTATGATCAAGGCAGCTGTGGCTAAGGAACCTCGCATGGGTGCCTCTTTGCTTCGTCTTCACTTCCATGATTGCTTTGTCAAT ggaTGTGATGCATCTATATTGCTGGATGATAATGCCAATTTCACTGGTGAAAAAACAGCACTACCTAATGTGAACTCCGCAAGAGGTTTTGACGTAATCGATGACATCAAATCTGAATTAGAGAACATTTGTCCTGCCACGGTTTCTTGTGCAGATATTCTCACTGTTGCCGCACGAGATTCTGTTGTTGCG CTGGGTGGTCCTTCGTGGAATGTAAAATTGGGCAGAAGAGACTCTGTTACAGCCAATTTAGAAGGAGCAAACACGGATCTTCCAGGCCCTTTCCTCGATCTTAGCCAACTTGTTACGGCCTTTGCCAGTAAAGGTTTCACTGCTTCTGAAATGGTTACACTTTCAG GGGCTCACACAATAGGGAAAGTACAATGCTTTCTTTTCCGAGATCGTATCTACAACGAGAAGAACATCAATCCAGCATATGCCGCAGTCCTAAAGGTGAACTGTCCCGCCACTGGGGGCGATACAAATCTGGCTTCACTTGATGTAACTACACCTGATAAATTCGACAATGCTTATTACACTAATTTGATAGGCTTAAAAGGCATTTTACACTCAGATCAAGTCCTCTTCCCTGCTGACCTTTCTTCCACAAGCCATCAAGTCTTTACTTATTCTGTTCTTTCATTTAAGTTCTTTAGTGATTTTGCCGCTGCAATGGTTAAGATGGGCAACCTGTCCGTTCTCACTGGAAATGATGGTCAAATTCGAACCAATTGTAGGATTGTTAATTAA